In Magallana gigas chromosome 1, xbMagGiga1.1, whole genome shotgun sequence, the sequence ttcgttaTTATTAATCCTACTGTACaagtgatccttgactgtgtttgtgtacatttgtataaactgattttgaacctcaaataccagtgaactggtcttgagtgaataaaaatattgaaaatcttaggccattctttttttccattttaaatgctgaataggaaataccaagttaaaaatcttaagctgaatgtaataaactcatgtgaacaaaatgtGACTCAAagctaggcgaactgtgagctctgtatcctGCTTATCATTCTACGATTGACCCTGAAATTTTGGtcgaacattagaaattctatttgaattagagtatgttaaatacttgtacaaacaaaagaaaagaatgatattctgtatatacctactctcttgggccccctctttattcaataattaatgtgaaatctacatcaatttggATAGTTTTTCAGatacgagtaaataaaaacagtttccatagttctgacacatttctgttgcggggataaagttattatcgctattcctaagaaaatatcacagcggaaaattatccttgttttgtacgcgaggtaaataacagtcatttaattataatggagaagacaaattaaatgtttgaatatttttaatttgaggaattgagcacattgaggtacaattttcttcttcacatctatacatgtaggattttttaaataaaatacaataactattatatatttttttttaaaatacaataactagtaagtagttgatgaaaaaaaatgtacctatttgctctgatatattttgatcgctttgcaaagtgtagggggggggggggcagaacgaaaatatagggaattggaagttaacaacttaacagtgtacccctaccaaatgtttagttttacaTCTTgagtaggattttcttattctggtataaaatggtatttcatgaaggtacaatgtcaaagattacgtgtatgcaaaaataggtgtaaaattcgaatactttgcaatatttattttttgttattctaccgagggaccatatggcataatatcttttgaacgcccattggtgctcaggtgagcgatgtggcccaatgggcctcttgttttgtattCTCTGCAAATAGAGGTTGTATAATTGGTATTATTTTGCAATAATGTAACacgataaagaaataaatgcgTGAACAATTACCGGGTGACATACATGAATGAGACAATATATCAGCTCAGTTTATAGAGTCAGAATATTCGGATAGGATTAAATGAGATTTTGGATACCCTcgtaaatatattgaaaatcgTAACATTAAAGGTacagtttttattatatactgTAACTATTGAGAATACACCCAACATACACGTTATATAAAATGTAAGGGGGTTCAGTCAGGAACAGAAAGTTAATTTTATAGCGGTGATTAGTATGAAATCGCTTTTGTCTTTAAAATGACAATACATATGGACTTTAACAATGAATTCTCTAAAAGTAAACACAGGTTCATGGTTATAAAACTAAAGATGCCTACAGGTTAAGTACTGCTGTTAATCTTCTTCCTTCTGAAATAGTATGACAGGTCTGTGCATTTCTCACTTGGAATCATGAAAACGTGTATCACATTGTTAAGGTTTATAAGCGAATGTTCATTGTATAGCATAGAAATAAATGCATCTCTGAACATAGCTGTaaattaaactatatataattCAGTAACTGCATTTGACaggtttgatacatgtacacgcAAACTCTTTAATTGTACTTAAAATACATAAGAATACATAAGTATGTATCTACAATGATTACCAATCCAATCAGTATGTacgatacatgtaataaaatcctggcctcaggatcatgaaggaatttcagacttaagtcaaaatttAAGTCagcaataaaattattgtttatcataaaatgacgattaaaattggtaattaacaaatttatatcAAGTCAACTTTAgtagcatttcaattttgtcagtgTTTTCAATCTAGAGACATTAAGAGAGTGTACAATTTTTTACTTAAGTCTAAGATTGCTTCAGGATCCTGAGGCCGGATGTTTACTGACCTTCTAAAAATGGGGATATAACTCAGTGGCTAAGAATGACTAGTGTAATGGCAAAGTTTTATATGTTTACATGAACAAAGATAAGAAAACGTATAGAACACATGTGCATTTcgcataattttatataattttgacaCTAAATATCTTATTGCATGTAAAACATGCCCCAAAAAATCgcattcaaattataaaattttcatgcaAATATCATGAGAACATCATGAGAACATATTCGCATGAGAAACTTTTCATCGGATTTTTGCAAGATTTTCTAACGAAAAGTAACATGCATGAAAATCGTGCCAGCCACTTTTCCCTGTGTAGGAGTATGTCTCAATGAGGGGGTCAAATTTTAATAtaggaataaaaagaaaatttgttaaaaaacctTCTTATCAAACACCAATCGGCAAGAATACCTTTAAATGTAGTTGTGTAGAAGCATTCGCAAGTAGTGCAGATTTaactttgttaaaatcatgatacCGGGATAGAGTTTAACCGcaatgggggtcgaaatttatatagttatgtatttaaagataaaaaaaaaactataaaaaaaccctgttgtttaaaaccaatcagccagaaaaAAATGTAACGTGTATGAAAGCATCCTTGGGTAGATTatattcaggtttgttcaaatcaaaaattcCTCCTCTATGGACGGATCTAGATTCTCTGTGAAATAAGAATGTTTTGTAGCCTTCGACTTTTACGAAGTCTTTACGAATTCAACATTCAACCTATAATGTCATACGTACACAGGTAGCACTTTAAACGGGTAGTAGCTACgattttggaatatttttaaaagtttttattcagCGAAATGATACTTTAGAATGAtaaattttgtaacaaaatacaatttctGTTATGTCCCAATCGATAGTTTTGACGAACTTGGTCAGTATAGGCAAGTGACTTGAATTTTTGTCTGGTagacaaaaattgaattaaagtcCGTTCGTATTCATATGACCTTTTGTGAACTCATTCGACAGCCTCAATAACGCATGCGTAGATTGCTTTATATAGCAGAAGACATGGCCGACACGGGTATGTCAACTCGCGGACGAAAACGTGTTCTCACAGATTCAGTCAGAAAACGAAATCGGCAAAACATTCAGGCGTCTTATAATAAGGCGCGAGTAAATATCGGCGTCCAGTTTGAACGTTGGAAGGGGTTGAAAGACACTCTGAAGCTCGAGAGCCATGCAGATGTCGCGAAAGTTTTACTGGACAAGTGAGTATTAAATTTTGAGTAAAGTGTGATAATTCACGATATTATACAGATTATttcattaacaaattttaatccaGGCAGAGAAAAACATGCATGCAATCTATGATGTCTTAATTCCTTTCCGAAGCATCTCTATCGATAATGTTAGTTATGGGGTACCCCAAGGGGTAGATGTCATAccgaaaaaatattgtaatgataGAATATTGAATTGGACTTTGAAAAACGATATCGCAGTTGTTTTGTCATCGATTTATATTGCACACTAGTTATGctttatgtttattatatagGTATGAACTGTATAGAAAAGACTGCTTCGGTTCTCCCAAAGGATCTACAGTCGAGCCCATGAGTCCAGCGGGTGCACCTATTACCTCTACCCCAGGACCATCGTCTTTTCCATACAAGTGTGATGTGTCAAGAATTACTTCTTCAGAGGCGGAAATAACTGAGTATATATTTATTCTGCAAATTTCTCaaagtttttatgtaaacattttgatATGCAATGTCTCATTGATATGTTGTGTAGCAGAGAAACTACAAAACATACATAGTAAAAATACCTGATGTCTTACCTTACATTATGTGGAAGACAACAgacgatatatatataaaaacattttcactaCAGATATTCCATAAATGCATGAACTAAGTAATATAATATTTCTGCAGCCAGATAGCTAGAGTCTGGGTAAGGATTTCAGTCCTTTTCCCTCTCAAATATAAGTTTTTCCAATTGAACCATTATTTATCCATGATccacccccacccacccctaaaaaaattaatataaagagcAAAAGAAATGAATACTAAATAATAATACAGTGCACGAATTCTTGCAAGcgcattttttcttcatttttgtatataattttatgactGTTAATAATGATGTAAAAATGCATTGGCAAGGCGGATTGGTCCCTGGTGAGAATTGGTCATATGCCAGTATCGTTTGTCAAAGTACACAATGATACTATTAGTTATCCAGGTCTTATCAAGAATGGACGGGGATATACCCTGGCTTGTGTTCGCAGGACGAAGGGTGTATGGAATACAACCCAAGGGTAAATCCCCGTACACCCTTGATTGGACCTGAATAACGAATTTATTTCCTGttatacaaattttgaaattatatatagttttacTAGTGCTTTGCAACATGGaaatcaattaatattaattgaaattgtgctgaaaatcatttattcttaCCAATAGAATGTTAAGATATATTAGGtattttgacaaattatttattcatttacatcATTGCATGTTACATTATTTTGCACAAAGATCTATAATAGGTGCACTTGATTAAAGCAAGAattgcattgtgacgtcacattttatttacacccGCGGCTTCAGCAGGTGCTCGGAAATTTACACCTAGCTTGTTAACCAATCATTTCTCACATTACAAACGACATAGGAAATAATAGTTTTTTCAACTGACCAAGCAGAGAAATCcttatgcatataaaaataatacatttttagtaATTTGGTTTTATTCCCATATAGTTTGACCATTGATGTGACTGAGGTGGAAATGACAGATGATGATGTAGAGGATGATGATTATGAACCAAGTTTTAACATCACTCTAAGgtacataatatgaatttttactCCATATGTGGGTGATACAATCCCATAAAGTTTGTAGccaagaaagaaaataaattactcTCATCTTCAATTTAGCAAGTAGTTATTTACTACTTGAGATATAAGGGTCTGGTGTTTATAAGTAGTGAAGAGATGTAAACTAAGATTTCTCTGCTTACAGGTGATTGgcaaggtggggggggggggggggagttgaaGGGTCAATAAGGGGCCAAAatagttttgtaaaatataataattgtagatacaaattatatttcaaaacaatgcattttcTTATCAAATAGAGAAGGACTTGACACCACTGCTGCTactgatgatgatgaagatgacgAATGCATAAGTGATGAGGAAATCGAGACTACAGAAGTTGATTTTAGTCAAAGTCCTGGTTGTCATCGCATCAAAACCAATGAAGAGATACAAGGCTTTATGAATGATCAACCTTTCTTGATATATTACAACCAGCTGCTGAATTTAGCTACAGCAAACATACAGAAAACTTGTTCGCATAAAGGCTGTGGACTAGGAgtagaaataaagaaagaagTTGTTGCATCAGCCCTTTACCTGAAATGGGTAATgtgtttattcataaatataaaattgcaaatcattTTTTAGTCATCACTTCTTGTCCTGAGATATATAAGATTTCATGATTAGTATTTgtgtataaaatattgtatctcATTATCCCCATTTGTATTTGCTATTTACTTAATACAATTTCCTATTTTTGTTTATCAGATTTGTCCAGATGGTCACACGCTTTATAGATGGTGCTCCCAGCAAATCTTGAATAGAGGTGTACACATTGGTGACTTGATGCTGACTGCAAGCACTGTCCTCTTAGGAAGTAATTTCCAAAAGATGTCGATGTTTGCTAAATTTTTACATCTTCCTATTCTTAGCAAAAGCACCTTCTATAAAATGCAGCGCCAGTATGTTGTCCCATCTGTCGATGAACACTGGATAAACCACCAAAATGCAGTACTGGAGGGGTTCAGAGGAGTTGATTTGGTTGTTCTTGGTAAATACAAATATTGCTTCTATGCATTTGTAAACTATCAGTATTTCTGTCCTGACAAGATTGAGATTGGACAAATATTGGATAGTGAAGATGCAACAGTCCAACAATTTTTGTGTTGGATTGTTAGCTGGTTGATTGCAACATTTGTTTTATTGGACTTTTGTTGGTTAGAACTAAATATAATACCTGTAAGGGTATAACATTAGACATTGATGTAGTTCTAACTTAAACaataatgttttcttaaaattgaagGGGATGGAAGAATGGACAGTCCGGGACATTCCGCGCAGTATTGCTCTTATACCTTCATGGAGTATACTACCAAAAAGATCCTATGCATCATCACCTTAGACAAAAGGTTTACAGAAAAGAAAAGTACAAACTTGGAAAAGGCGTGCTTTATAAAGGGACTTGGGGTTTCTTATAGAGAAGGGGATGAAAATTATAGAAGTTGTGACTGATGCACATGTGCAGATTTCATCACTAATGAGTGCGTATAAACTGtaataagtttttttgttagtacatgtaatatacatgtacctttgtatTTGTTACATAGCCAGgtgaatatttttcatgtttttacatactaaaaaattcaaagataaatgaaatctgatattttttaatagaGAAAAACTATCCAGACATCAAGCATTCATTTGATGTTTGGCATGGGACCAAGAActtggggaaaaaaatcatcaagGTAAGCATGATATACTGTGTTGGCATGTGCTTGTTCCATTCGTAACACTGAAGACTACAGTGAAGAACTTTGCATGAATTAGTTATAGCAATTTCATTGACATTGCGATGCTTTCATGTTTACTAAGGCAGGTCAAGAAAAGAAGTATAAAGGTTTGCTGGACTGGACCAAAGATGTGGTTAACCATTACTGGTATACAGCACAAACTTGTACTACAAAAGAAGACTTTGTTGTAagttaaaaatgtcataaaaaccCTTTTCTAGTAATTTAAAGTTAGAAGACAAATTAAGATGGTAAATTTTTTTCAGGGGATGTGGATTGGTGTATTACATCATGTAGTAAATGTACACAGTTGGATATTGCCATACAGTTCCAGTAATAAGTGTGAACATGGTCCATTGACATCTGCTAGAGAGAAGGAATGGCTAGAAAAAGATTCCCCAGCTCATGTCTCCTTAAGGAGTATTGTTCTGGACAAAAGATTATTGAACAACATCCCATATTATCTGAACTGCAGGTTCATATCATTTGTCAATTCTTAGTTTAAAGTATTTCTAACAGTatcacaaattaaaatatatttttgtatagaTATACATTCTAAAGTTATTCTAGAACAATTATTGAGGAGTTTTTATGATGCTAACCCTAGTTTCAACcatgttttattttagaaaatattattttttacaattgaaaATCTTTTATTACTTCAGAAGTACAGCAGAGTTGGAAAACTTCCAGAACCTCATTTTGATGTACGCATCGAAGCGACATTCATACACGCCACCTGCTTACCGATGTCGAAATCTCTTGGCTGCATTGGACCATAATTGGCACATTGATAGAGAAGTTATGACAAACAAAGATGGATCTATCAGGTTATAACAAGTTTTGTCAACTTAAGCAAGGAAATGTTGATTTTGATGACATTTTATCTCATAGTGCAAGGAACATAGTACTACTTTGAACTTAGAATACAAAAACTTGTAGGCAAACAAATTAAAGAACGAGTTCTCTTGACTTAACTTGCATTGTTCAAggaaattttccttaaaatggAGAGGAAACTTCATGTGCTTGTATAatacaatgcatttaaaaaccatttcatgTAATGAGGAGGTATGCTTTGCATAGTGgatcatttgtttattgtattgaATAGAAATTCATTAAGTAATATTCTCTCTTATTTAAGGTACCAGAGAGTTTTTCAGAAGAAAAGTAGTAGATGGTCAGTCACAACATGTAAAGAACCAAAACAGTATTCATATGTGCCTGAGATGATGCGGAAGATTATCCTTAAACGCCTGGATGATGCCATTGGTATGAACCAGAAGATGGTTCTAGAGCAGGATGACCCCAGGAGAGTTTCATCTCACCTTGCACCAATCCCCCCACCACCTACTCAACAGATTGTTCATGAACAGCGATCACGATTTAGAACAAGTGTTGACATGGACAAAACTATTGATTACTGGGTAGAATGAACTCATTGTGGACTACTCTGTTCCTGTTATCTTTATGATAgacatacattttacatgtctATGATTAGCTATGAGGCGTGCTTTCATGTacttaaattgatattcaattgATAGTCATGTTATTTATCATTGGATTTTTAAGAGGTTTTCTATACTTCTTGATCACAAAGCTCTTCATAAGGGAAGGTGATTTTAAGTGGAACTTTCCCATTTCATGAGtgtgctttatttttttatctagaTGCACGTTTACATAaagtgtacatgtagttttttcaAAGAATAACAGCTTGAGATCTAGCAATTTTTCTGCGTTTACATTTGCatgtaattttgaattaaattagaTATGTGTTCCATGTGAACagtttttatgatatatatgtagGTGTTTGCTCAACATCAAAGAAACTTGAAATTTGAACATTAGTGCTGtttattaataaacatgtatattatccCAGACGGCCACCCACAAATCCCCTATATTGTCCAAAACTGTCAGGATAAGTATCTCTTATCCTCCAGGTGCAGCAGCTTGGAATGACACGGCGGTTTCCTGCCCCCAAATGCCCATGCTGCCAGAGGATAAACTGCCGGTATCCTGCGTGGCGATTGCTCCGGTTAAAGTCGTCGTCCTCACCAGCAGCAAGGACATCCTGTCTGTTTAAAgagatgaaaataaattgaaatggcATTTCAGTGATAAGGCGGAcacaacattaaaaattaaagtcatGGGAGTAAACAATTGATCtagaataatattttaaaaaaaacttccttaCCTGTACCGACGAGCTACCATCAAAACTAATGGGTCTAGAACTATCAGGTCAAAGTCCTGAAATTATAGgtatttacattaatattataatacatttctattaaatgttttaatattaaaattagttATATGTGCGTCATATAGAACTACTTACTGGCAAAGTAGAGAGGCAGTTGGAAGGTGTTTGCCTGCAGCACACCCTCTCCTCCTCGGTGGGCATCTCCCGACACTTGCTGCACACACACCAATTGGGGGAATTGCTTCCGGGCAGTGGATGATATCCACCTTGAGCGGCTTCAGCTTGAGATGCCCGATCGACGATGTCGAGAATTAGTGATAAGTCTCTCTCACAGACGCTCATCACTAATTCTCTCAATGCATCCTCCGTCATCTCGGCAACAcgattctaaatattttaatgaaaatacgaAATCAATTGTACAAGAAAATACGACACATACAAGAAAATGAAGAGTGTTACAAGATATCATAGTATACCCTTAGTTGAAGATTTCGGTCTATTACACGCTGTCTGAGCGTCTCGTGTCTGTTTGGCCCCCTGCATATTCCTCTAGCTCTAGCACCCCGTCTCCGAGCTGGACCCTGCCCTCTTGCTCTACCTCTAGCCCTGGCTCTCCCTCTGGCTCTGCCCCTGCTTGGTCTCTCGGGGCTAGAGGAAGACTCTCTATCAGACATAGAACTTCTTGAAACCTGTATAAGTTGCATTTAGAGTATGTATAAAGAACTGGGTACGGTAAGCAGCAAAATCAGCCCTGTTTTCAAAGTTAATGAAATTTTGAGTGAAATATTTAGAGAATTAAGCGGTTTcaaaacagtttgatttttgaaaatatcttttaccgtttccATATAATAGTTATCTAAACATAGCATTGTTTATAGCTATTCAGTTAACCAAAAACGTCATGACGTCATGAAATGTATTGACAACGTtcttcaaataataattatagaaAGGATGTTCTGgtatataatgtaaataaagacATATTTAATCAATTATTCTTTTCCTTTTGCAGTAAGGAATTAATTatgtttcatgttatataaatttatacatcatcatcataatagtttgcattctctcaccagaggtcgtgttACGCAACTTTCGCTTGCACCTCTGACAACGCCCAATGTACAAGATTAATGTACAAATTGAGACGATGGGCAAAATGTAcgtatttaaaatcaatgtagttttttttttgtttttttttttttatctaaaatcaaTCTAAATGTGTAATGCATGTGAACATCTTTCTTTCAAAGTTACTGTAAGAGCTTTCTAGCcgaggtaaaaattaaaaactgcatGATTACATTATCTAGTTTGAcggatttttgaaaaattgaaagggCAGGTTTTGCCCGCTCCAGATTGATCGCTGGTTTTATAGAAATCAGCAGCAGTGTCAACTCCTATAATCTTATAAACTTGCCCACAATGCTTGTCCTCTCTTTAAGATGATTAGACAAGAGAATGAAAACAGCAATAGAACGTGCCTGTCATCCTTGTTTTGAGCATGTGACATACTATTTCTCCAGTGTTGCCGGAAGTGTAAGCTGTACAAGTAATAGCCTTCCAAAAAGCTTGCTCGACTAAACAATATAATTCAAGAGCTACCGTATCTTATgacatgaattttaattttcgctgttgttcataaattcataaacgGAAGTAGAAAATTCAGTCTTTTTCTTCGATATATAgcttatggtgttccgatagggccacttcgacctttgCAATTTCGGGCGAAGATGCGAGGTTGCGTAGGCGAAGGTACGATgacgaaggagcgaaagtgcgaaggagcgaaagtgcgaagatgcgacggcgaagcgcatagatgcgaaggcgaaagtgcgaagttgcaaggGCAAAGAACCGATACTACTATCACTCTTTTGCCCTCGCAACTTCGCATTCTTGCCTTCGCCTTTTTATGTTtttggagctctctatcgtttaaagatatttttagctgtataaaataacatatttggCAGAAGATTAACTTttgagaatttattttcaacaaccCGCGCAgatcaatattttcattatttctagttgggagaggggggggggatccGAGGGATAATTGTACTATGTGAAATCAATAATACTAAATCTTCCAGGGGGGAGGTGTCCGACCCTCTCTCCATTACTGTCTGAAATTAATTTTCCGTggaggaaaggggggggggggtccgggcCCCTCTCTAGCTCATCAGTGCATGAAAAAGGAATGTCGCatgattaaattaaaatggtaaTGTGTTTGAACCACGATGTTGGTTTaaggtaaacagacagctgATAAATGACGGGAGTCTGGAAGTGTTTGTGTTCACATTATTGcagacattacattttatgaggagtatataatgattaggcatagtgAGCACcgataaacatatatgtcacataacacagtaaaatattaaaaaactttCACAGCAAGCACGATGGCCTATAGCGCATGGGTATCAATAACATCTGAGATTAATCGGCAAACCTcgggcgagtacggtgcctgcaacAAAATCGATTCCATTGGAATCGACCGATACCTCATGAtgtatgcaataaaaaaaagacgaaggcgaaagtgcgaagttgcgaaggcgataGTGCGAAATTGCATGGGCGAAAGAAcaatagtagtatcgctccttcgccttcgcactctcgccttcgcatcttcgcactttcgctccttcgccttcgcaccttcgcaatttgccttcgcaacttcacactctcgcatcttcgccctCAAGGCGAAAGTCGAattggccccatcggaacaccctAATAGCTggagcatgtacatgtatattttttgaaattaatttattatttcattatttcaaattattttaaagtgtacatgtatcaaataattgCACGTAAGCTTGAAAGATAAAGCagttaaattgtatttgttatattaagatgGAAAATCAAAGGCCTTTTTGTCATTTCCAACGATAGGAAAGTAATAGAAACAGTTTTcgttattcaaatatttataaagctGCATGTGTACACACGGTGTGCTCTGGGGTACTCTCATGATCCCGTCCACTAATCGGCACGCAAACATTATGAATTCATGTGAAGTTATCGCGCGAAGACCTGCTTTTAAATTACCTAACACTCAAAGGATTAGATCTCCAATGTTTTGAATAAATCCATTGGGAGGGGGtccaatggttttttttttacatttgttttgtaacaactatatatattatactttaaattgaatgttttagaagaaatttATCGAAGAAACACTATGCACACTTGACTACTAATTgattaatgtacatttagtaagacacaCGAGTTATATCTTTtcaagatgaatgaaatcgatcaattgatcaaaaatCGGGACATACCCCTGTTCGGAAATTTAATTTCCCCAGTAAATATTCCAGcgacatgaatatatatttgacaatgtTTGAATCTGAactgattattttttgttaataatgataacccaacaccaattattaccAACATTCTACCGTAATAGAAGGTTTAGATCGATCAAGAAATAATTAACGCAAGACATCCGTGAAcgatgtaaaaaaaagtatttaatgtattttctagaattaaagttgtcatttaaaaaGCTAAACACAGCTAGATCTATCATTAGTTTTGAATTCCTACATTCTTACGcaaaatgttgtatttttttaaatactgtagaATATATACGCGACTAACCCCTAGACACATGTCCCGTTACAGAGACTAATGACATCCATGTACTAGTAAATATACTGGGCACTTAAAATGCATGCATATAGGAATATGATtactattatatttttcttgtgaaaatatttttttttaagtttgatttaattatttcaacagGATCGGCAAACATTCAGTGTCTgatttactagtatatatttctAATA encodes:
- the LOC117689947 gene encoding P2X purinoceptor 7-like produces the protein LILDIVDRASQAEAAQGGYHPLPGSNSPNWCVCSKCREMPTEEERVCCRQTPSNCLSTLPDFDLIVLDPLVLMVARRYRQDVLAAGEDDDFNRSNRHAGYRQFILWQHGHLGAGNRRVIPSCCTWRIRDTYPDSFGQYRGFVGGRLG
- the LOC105323985 gene encoding uncharacterized protein, encoding MRRLLYIAEDMADTGMSTRGRKRVLTDSVRKRNRQNIQASYNKARVNIGVQFERWKGLKDTLKLESHADVAKVLLDKYELYRKDCFGSPKGSTVEPMSPAGAPITSTPGPSSFPYKCDVSRITSSEAEITDLTIDVTEVEMTDDDVEDDDYEPSFNITLREGLDTTAATDDDEDDECISDEEIETTEVDFSQSPGCHRIKTNEEIQGFMNDQPFLIYYNQLLNLATANIQKTCSHKGCGLGVEIKKEVVASALYLKWICPDGHTLYRWCSQQILNRGVHIGDLMLTASTVLLGSNFQKMSMFAKFLHLPILSKSTFYKMQRQYVVPSVDEHWINHQNAVLEGFRGVDLVVLGDGRMDSPGHSAQYCSYTFMEYTTKKILCIITLDKRFTEKKSTNLEKACFIKGLGVSYREGDENYRSCD